The Fimbriimonadaceae bacterium nucleotide sequence GAGGAGATGGCGCAGGCGATGGCGGAAGGAAAGGCCATCGTCGAGGCCTACACGGAAGCCATGGCGGCGGAGCCCGCGACGAGCAGGACGCGGTTCGTCGAAATGTCGTTGCGGGCCGACTTAGGCCCGTTCGAGCTCGTCGGGCGGATCGACCGGCTCGAGGAGCACGAGGACGGCCGGCTCGAGATCGTGGACTACAAGACCCTGCGGGAAACCGTGGCCGAAGACGAGGTGCGATTCGACCTCGCGATGGGCTGCTACCAACTCCTCGTCAGCCGCAACTTCCCCGACCGGCCCGTGAGCGCGACCATCGTGGCTCTGCGTGGGCGTGCGAGGGCGACCGTCGCGTTCACCGCCGAGGAGCTTGCGGAGTTCGAATCTGCCCTTGTGGAGCTGGGGAAGGAGATCATCGCTAGGGAGTACGAGATGGTCACGCCAAAGCCCAAGGAGCTGTGCCGCGGGTGTGACTTCCTCTCGCTGTGCAGGAAGCACGAGGACTTCATCCTGCCAAACGAACCGGGTTCCGGTAGCGATCCATCGATTCCCCTCGGTGAAACGTAATAATCCTGGAACCTGTGGCGAAGTGGACATTAGCCCGTAACGCTCTTTCTGTATTCGGCGCCGTCTTGGTGGTCTCGATCGCCGTGCTTGCCCTCACGCCCTTGGGCAGCCGGCTAAAGAGCTCGCCGCCCCGGCTCGATTTCGCCGTTCTCCCGCGCCCGGCGCCGCCGGAAGCCGATCCGGAACCGAGCTTTCGCGAACTTAACGTGGAAGCCGCGACGAGTCGAGTGATCGTGCTGATGTACCACGACGTGGTCCCGCGCCGGAACCGCGACACGGTGTGGTTCGACGAGACCAGCGACGGCATGCGCGAGACCCTGCGGTTCATCCGCGACAACGGCGGCACCGTGATCTCGATGGACGATCTCTACGCGCACCTCACCCAAGGGACGCCCGTTCCGGAACGCTCGGTCGTCATCACGTTCGACGACAACTACCAGGGGGTGGCGGACAACGCCGTCCCCGTCCTGCAAGAGTTCGACGCGCCGTTCACGGTCTTCGTCCACACGGACTTCGTCGGCGATACCTCAAAGGGTCGGCCCAAAATGACGTGGGAGACCCTCAAGACCCTGCGCGACCAGGCCAAGTGCACGGTCGGCGGGCACACCGCTTCGCACCCGGAGAACCTGGCCATGCTCTCGACCGAGCAGCAACGCCAGGAACTGGAGAAGTCGTACCAGGCGATCAAGGACAACCTGGGCGCCGGGCCGGACTCGATGGCTTGGGCCAACGGCGAGTTCGACCAGACCAGCATGGACCTCGCCCGGGAAGCCGGCTATAAGATCTCGTTCGCCATGGTGAGCGGCATGGCCGAAGACTCGCCCTCGATCCTCGCCGTCCGGCGATACCCGTTCAACAAGTTCAAGCAAGGCTGGGAGGCCCGAGAGCAGATGTACGAGAAAGGCATCTCTTTTGGCCGCTCGCCCCTCGTGGTCTCGCCCGTCCGGACCGAGAAGTTCCGGATCGGTCGAGCGGACTACATCGCGGCCATCGGCGGCGAACCGACCACCGGCCTCGCGGACGGCCGGCAAGGCGTGAAGGAGTTCGTCGAGCAGTTGGGCGGTGTCGCCGGCATAAACGGCGGCTTCTTCGCACTGGCCGCCATCGCGAGCGACGACAACCAGATGATCGGGCCGTGTTTGGCCCCGAACCGCGGCTCGTTCACTCCCAGCGTCCGGGACGCGAGTCCGGACCGCTTGCGTGACCGCCCCCTCGTGCTCTGGAACGGCAAAGAGATAGCCTTCCTGCCCTACCTGCCGGAGGCGATGAACAACGAAGCGGTTTTGCGCGCCTTCATGCCGGACATGACGGACTGCTTCCTTGGCGGGGCTTGGATCGTCAAAGACGGGGTCGCGCAGTCCCGGAGCGAGATCTTCGCCCATGGCCCGAAGGACGCGGCCGATTACCGGCGCCGGGTTTGTTTCGGGGTCAATGGCGCAGGGGAGCCCGTGTGCCTGGCCGCGGACGATTCCGTCAGTTCGGCCGACCTGGCGCAAGCCGCCGTGAAGATTGATGTGAAGTGGGCCGTGCTCCTAGACTCCGGCTTCAGTACGTCGTTGGTCGTGGACGGAGAGATCCTGGCCTCTGGGCACTCGAACCGCCAGCACCCGTCGCGCCCCGTTCCCCACGCGATCGTCCTGAAGGGAGTCTTGGCCTCCGCCTCCACTCAGGAGACGGAAGCCGCGTCGACCCGGCGCGACTAGGCGCCGGCCGGCATCGTCTTTGCCGCGCCCTTGAACCAGGCGCGTCGCGTCGCGAGCTGCCGCTCGGTGGGGTTTTGCACCTCGATGACGCTGCGGACGGTGCGGGTCTCCTTGGTGACAGCGAGTTTCTGGTCCGAGACCGTGTCCCCCCGGCGAACCTTGACCGTCACCAGGTCTCCGACCTTCGCGCCGCCCAGGATGGCGTTCGTGGCCGTCCCACGCGCTCGGTTGCCCCGGGCTTCGGTGAAGTCTTGCGAACCGACGCCGACGAGGACGTCGCCGGCCTGGACGGTCGAGCCAGAGCTTTCGGTCACGGACTCGATGGGAATGCCCTTCGAGCTTTCACTGGCAGGGCCGAAGACGGCCCCGAGGACCGGGAACTCGCGCTCCTCCGCATCAAGCTTGAGGCCGACCTTGGCCAGTTGCTCTTCGACGGGAAGTTCTCCCGGCTGCATCACCCACTTGTCGTAGATAGCGCCCATCTCGGCCCCGCCGATCCGCACAAGCTGCTTGCGGATCTCGTCTTCTTCGAAGCCCGGCTGGTCGTCCTTGCACATCTCCCACAGGGCGTAGACGACGTCGTCGAGCGAGGCGCGACCCTCCGTCCGGGAGCGAAGCTCCAGATCCAGGCACAGCCCAAGCACCCAGCCCGTGTTGTAGTAGTTCACGCCAAAGCCTTGGCTGTTCCCGCGCCCCCCTGCCGCTTCGCCGACCCGATAGCTGGCGTCATAGGGGCTGACCTCCATCCGCTGTCTGTTGGCGCGGGTGCGGTCCACGTTTCTTACCAGGGAACCGTACAGGAAGTCCTTGTCCAGGTGGCCGTAACGATAGGGCAAGAGCGAGGCATAGTAGTCGGTGACGCCCTCAAGCCACCAGAGCGCGCCCGTCTTCGGTAGGACCGTGTAGTCAAACGGGCCGAGCACCTTCGACCGGATACGCTTCACGTTCCAAGCGTGGAAGTACTCGTGCACACAGACAGACTGGACGCCCGTGCCGAGGCCCGTGGCAAGCGTGATCGTGGTGCTGCTCAGGTGCTCAAGGCCGCCCCCGCCATCCGGGGCCTCGATCAGCCGGAAGTGCCAGACGTACTTCTTGAACGGCAGGCCGCCAAAAAACTCGCCTTGATAGTCCGAGATCTTTTGGCACATTTCGACCACTGCGCCGCGGTCGACCTTCTCCGGGTCGCCGCCGAAGTAGACGATCGTGTGGGGCACACCGTGCGAGGTGTAGCTGTCCGTCGTGAGCCTGCCCACCGAGACGGGGGCGTCCGCCAGGACGTCGTAAGTCGGCGCGGCAAAGCGGTGCCGAGTGGGCTCTTCGAGGCCGCAAATGGCGTCCCACCCGTCCGGCACTTTGAATTCGACCGTGCAGGGCTCCTGGATCCGGCCGACCGCATAGCAATAGGTCGAGGGGCCGGTGAGGTGCGCGCGATCGTCCGTGAAGGTCTGGTCAAGCCGGTATCGGAAGGTCACCGAGTCGGCCGTCGCGTCCGTGACAGACCACGTGTTCGCGTTCGGTTTCTCCACGTCGAGATCTTTCCCGCCCGAGGTCGCGGTCATCTCCTTGACGCGGCCTGACGGGTTCGAAAGGACGTAGGAGCCCGGTGCCCAGTTCGGCATCTGGACGGCCGCGTTTCCGTCTTCGGCGGGAAAAGTCAAGCTGACGAAGACGGCTTTGGCTTCTTTGTCGACCGTGACGGTGTACGAAACGTCCGCGAAGGCGCAGGCGGCAAACAAGATCGGCAGAATGCCGAGCAGTCGCTTCATGTGGCTCGTTATACGCTTTTTGCGGCACCAGTGGTGCCGCCTCCCCCCTTCAAGCGAGTTTGGGGGGCGGCAGACCTCCCGGCTTGCCCCGTTTCGAGGGCCCGAGCGGCCAGAGGGAGGCTGATGCGCCAAAATGAGCCGGTGCCAGAGCTGCCCGACATCCAAGTCTATGCCGAAAAGATTGCAGAACGGTTCGGCGGCGAGG carries:
- a CDS encoding PD-(D/E)XK nuclease family protein; amino-acid sequence: MSSKPTLSPSRISTYLACPVKYRWTFVDRRGKWLLRSRSYYSFGTTLHSVLERFHDSDDRGVTTTLEAIAALEESWIDAGYESQEEMAQAMAEGKAIVEAYTEAMAAEPATSRTRFVEMSLRADLGPFELVGRIDRLEEHEDGRLEIVDYKTLRETVAEDEVRFDLAMGCYQLLVSRNFPDRPVSATIVALRGRARATVAFTAEELAEFESALVELGKEIIAREYEMVTPKPKELCRGCDFLSLCRKHEDFILPNEPGSGSDPSIPLGET
- a CDS encoding polysaccharide deacetylase family protein; translated protein: MAKWTLARNALSVFGAVLVVSIAVLALTPLGSRLKSSPPRLDFAVLPRPAPPEADPEPSFRELNVEAATSRVIVLMYHDVVPRRNRDTVWFDETSDGMRETLRFIRDNGGTVISMDDLYAHLTQGTPVPERSVVITFDDNYQGVADNAVPVLQEFDAPFTVFVHTDFVGDTSKGRPKMTWETLKTLRDQAKCTVGGHTASHPENLAMLSTEQQRQELEKSYQAIKDNLGAGPDSMAWANGEFDQTSMDLAREAGYKISFAMVSGMAEDSPSILAVRRYPFNKFKQGWEAREQMYEKGISFGRSPLVVSPVRTEKFRIGRADYIAAIGGEPTTGLADGRQGVKEFVEQLGGVAGINGGFFALAAIASDDNQMIGPCLAPNRGSFTPSVRDASPDRLRDRPLVLWNGKEIAFLPYLPEAMNNEAVLRAFMPDMTDCFLGGAWIVKDGVAQSRSEIFAHGPKDAADYRRRVCFGVNGAGEPVCLAADDSVSSADLAQAAVKIDVKWAVLLDSGFSTSLVVDGEILASGHSNRQHPSRPVPHAIVLKGVLASASTQETEAASTRRD
- a CDS encoding M61 family metallopeptidase, with translation MKRLLGILPILFAACAFADVSYTVTVDKEAKAVFVSLTFPAEDGNAAVQMPNWAPGSYVLSNPSGRVKEMTATSGGKDLDVEKPNANTWSVTDATADSVTFRYRLDQTFTDDRAHLTGPSTYCYAVGRIQEPCTVEFKVPDGWDAICGLEEPTRHRFAAPTYDVLADAPVSVGRLTTDSYTSHGVPHTIVYFGGDPEKVDRGAVVEMCQKISDYQGEFFGGLPFKKYVWHFRLIEAPDGGGGLEHLSSTTITLATGLGTGVQSVCVHEYFHAWNVKRIRSKVLGPFDYTVLPKTGALWWLEGVTDYYASLLPYRYGHLDKDFLYGSLVRNVDRTRANRQRMEVSPYDASYRVGEAAGGRGNSQGFGVNYYNTGWVLGLCLDLELRSRTEGRASLDDVVYALWEMCKDDQPGFEEDEIRKQLVRIGGAEMGAIYDKWVMQPGELPVEEQLAKVGLKLDAEEREFPVLGAVFGPASESSKGIPIESVTESSGSTVQAGDVLVGVGSQDFTEARGNRARGTATNAILGGAKVGDLVTVKVRRGDTVSDQKLAVTKETRTVRSVIEVQNPTERQLATRRAWFKGAAKTMPAGA